In the Salinisphaera sp. T31B1 genome, one interval contains:
- a CDS encoding GTP-binding protein, giving the protein MIPTTLLCGFLGAGKTTRINTLIAAGELVNALFLVNDFGRINIDAELIESREDHILRLSNGCACCGIAGDLSAQLREIRDWPQPPEHLVLEASGVARPRPLIQLFGAARGYRLEHAETLVDAAGFERHIGDDAIADIVRAQIREVGHLRINRLEWLDDAARAEVLQHLERLNATATRTIEPGEAPDSPALSAPAAGPARGRLVTESVELTGPVDLAALEELLTNASATLVRAKGLVEAAGRPGGSHVVQVAGGRLRVIAARARSTRALVLIGYPGPALDKLVAALRRL; this is encoded by the coding sequence ATGATTCCCACCACCCTGCTCTGCGGGTTTCTGGGGGCGGGCAAGACCACCCGGATCAACACGCTGATCGCCGCCGGCGAACTCGTCAACGCCCTGTTCCTGGTCAACGATTTCGGCCGTATCAATATCGACGCCGAGCTGATCGAATCGCGCGAAGACCATATCCTGCGGCTGTCCAACGGCTGTGCCTGTTGCGGCATCGCGGGCGATCTGTCCGCCCAGCTGCGCGAGATTCGAGACTGGCCGCAGCCGCCCGAACATCTGGTGCTGGAAGCCAGCGGCGTGGCCCGGCCGCGCCCGCTCATACAGCTGTTCGGCGCGGCACGCGGCTACCGGCTCGAACACGCGGAGACGCTGGTCGACGCCGCCGGCTTCGAACGCCATATCGGCGACGATGCGATCGCCGATATCGTGCGTGCCCAGATCCGCGAGGTCGGGCATCTGCGGATCAACCGGCTCGAATGGCTCGACGACGCCGCGCGTGCCGAGGTCCTGCAGCATCTGGAACGGCTCAATGCCACCGCCACCCGAACGATCGAGCCCGGCGAAGCGCCGGACTCACCGGCGCTGTCCGCCCCGGCCGCCGGGCCGGCCCGCGGGCGGCTGGTCACCGAAAGTGTGGAACTGACCGGACCGGTGGATCTCGCCGCACTCGAAGAGCTGCTCACCAACGCGTCCGCCACGCTGGTCCGGGCCAAGGGCCTGGTCGAGGCCGCCGGGCGGCCCGGCGGCTCTCATGTGGTCCAGGTCGCCGGCGGCCGGCTGCGGGTGATCGCGGCCCGCGCCCGCAGCACCCGGGCGCTCGTGCTGATCGGCTACCCGGGCCCTGCGCTGGACAAGTTGGTCGCGGCGCTGCGCCGGCTCTGA
- a CDS encoding sodium:solute symporter family protein: MSNWEFALGAMLVYLVLAFVIGLMAGRKRSFWSVSEYAVADRGLGLIVIWFMMGGTVFSAFSFLGGPGMAFSKGAASYFVPAYIALGILPWYVLGPKVGRIGARKNFFTLGDFLGDRYQSRALTVLVGVISVLAFIQYLTLQIKGMAFIFNILTDGAIPYWFGALLAYGIVVTYVATSGVRGAAWSDVLQGALMLIVAWTVGYYLVYTLQGSPTEMFTAIAEAKPGFLTIGGEGSQMSAMAYSSVILVSALGFLMWPHLFTKSYTTTEKRIKITTMAFPLFGIFLVPVLFVGFAAIGVVAPDALESSDQILPYLVTHNLGANGWLYGLIGAGALAAAMSSSDAITHGGSVSLGRDVILPFKPDMSERSQVWIMRIAVVAIGAAAYWLSIFGAAGIIALLVGAYGSIAQFVPAVYGALIWRRGTKSGAIAGLIVGIGVNYYYQIVASSTPLDINAGIMGLLCNIVVFVAVSLATRPVSTELAEEYANA; encoded by the coding sequence ATGAGCAACTGGGAATTCGCACTCGGCGCGATGCTGGTCTATCTCGTGCTCGCCTTCGTGATCGGCCTGATGGCCGGGCGCAAGCGCTCGTTCTGGTCGGTATCCGAATACGCGGTAGCCGACCGCGGGCTCGGGCTGATCGTGATCTGGTTCATGATGGGCGGCACCGTGTTCAGCGCCTTTTCCTTCCTCGGCGGGCCGGGGATGGCGTTTTCCAAGGGCGCGGCGTCGTATTTCGTGCCGGCCTATATCGCTCTCGGCATCCTGCCCTGGTATGTGCTCGGGCCGAAGGTCGGGCGCATCGGGGCACGCAAGAACTTCTTCACCCTCGGCGATTTCCTGGGCGATCGCTACCAGTCGCGCGCGTTGACCGTGCTGGTGGGCGTGATTTCGGTGCTGGCCTTCATCCAGTACCTCACGCTCCAGATCAAGGGCATGGCGTTCATCTTCAATATCCTCACCGACGGCGCGATCCCGTACTGGTTCGGCGCACTGCTGGCCTACGGCATCGTGGTCACCTACGTGGCGACCTCGGGCGTACGCGGCGCGGCCTGGAGTGATGTGCTGCAGGGTGCGCTGATGCTGATCGTGGCCTGGACCGTGGGCTACTACCTGGTCTACACGCTGCAGGGCAGTCCCACCGAAATGTTCACCGCCATCGCCGAGGCCAAACCCGGCTTTCTGACCATCGGCGGCGAGGGCTCGCAGATGTCGGCGATGGCCTATTCGAGCGTGATTCTGGTTTCGGCGCTGGGTTTTCTGATGTGGCCGCATCTGTTCACCAAGTCCTATACGACCACCGAAAAACGCATCAAGATCACCACCATGGCGTTTCCGCTGTTCGGCATCTTTCTGGTGCCGGTACTGTTCGTGGGCTTTGCCGCCATCGGCGTGGTTGCCCCGGACGCGCTGGAAAGCTCCGATCAGATCCTGCCGTATCTGGTGACCCACAATCTGGGCGCGAACGGCTGGCTGTACGGGCTGATCGGCGCAGGCGCGCTGGCCGCGGCGATGTCGTCGTCGGATGCGATCACCCACGGCGGCTCGGTGTCGCTCGGGCGCGACGTGATCCTGCCGTTCAAGCCGGACATGAGCGAACGCAGCCAGGTCTGGATCATGCGGATCGCCGTGGTCGCGATCGGGGCCGCAGCCTACTGGCTGTCGATCTTCGGGGCTGCCGGCATCATCGCGCTGCTGGTCGGTGCCTATGGCTCGATCGCGCAGTTCGTGCCGGCGGTCTATGGCGCGCTGATCTGGCGTCGCGGCACCAAGAGCGGCGCGATCGCCGGCCTGATCGTGGGCATCGGCGTGAACTACTACTACCAGATCGTCGCGTCTTCGACGCCGCTGGATATCAACGCCGGGATCATGGGCCTGCTGTGCAATATCGTGGTGTTCGTGGCGGTCAGCCTGGCGACCCGGCCGGTATCCACTGAACTGGCCGAGGAGTACGCCAACGCCTGA
- a CDS encoding LysR substrate-binding domain-containing protein has product MKTTLAEHQVFVAVVDSGSITAAAERLGQTVSGVSRGLARLEDKLGTTLLARTTRRVKLTEEGRELLPHARALLDAADDAEQAMALRRAQPAGTLRINAAPTFMQSVIVPQIGAFRARYPQITLALDTHDRFIDLLEQHTDVAIRIGTLEDSTLHARPLGHTRLRLVASPAYLARHGIPQSAADLDEHSLLGFNQMPHLNAWPLRGAQGRDLRITPSVSASSASTLIALALAGEGIASMADYVTRELVADGRLQPVLSDRIEDRRQAIHAVYYRNTALSLRIELFLDFLAGRIAGLL; this is encoded by the coding sequence ATGAAAACGACGCTGGCAGAACATCAGGTCTTCGTCGCGGTCGTCGACAGTGGCTCGATCACCGCAGCAGCCGAACGGCTCGGCCAGACCGTATCCGGTGTCAGCCGAGGGCTCGCCCGGCTGGAAGACAAGCTGGGCACCACCCTGCTCGCCCGCACGACCCGCCGGGTGAAACTCACCGAAGAAGGCCGCGAACTGCTGCCGCATGCGCGCGCCCTGCTCGACGCCGCAGACGATGCCGAACAGGCCATGGCGCTACGCCGCGCACAGCCAGCCGGCACGCTGCGTATCAACGCGGCGCCGACGTTCATGCAGTCGGTGATCGTGCCGCAGATCGGGGCGTTTCGTGCCCGCTACCCGCAGATCACCTTGGCGCTGGATACCCACGACCGGTTCATCGATCTGCTAGAACAACATACCGATGTCGCGATCCGGATCGGCACGCTTGAGGATTCCACGCTGCACGCGCGCCCACTCGGTCATACCCGTCTGCGCTTGGTCGCGAGCCCGGCCTACCTGGCCCGCCACGGCATCCCGCAGTCGGCGGCCGATCTGGACGAGCATTCACTGCTCGGCTTCAATCAGATGCCGCATCTCAACGCCTGGCCGCTACGCGGTGCGCAGGGGCGCGATCTGCGGATCACGCCGAGCGTTTCCGCCTCCAGTGCGAGCACCCTGATCGCGCTGGCGCTGGCCGGCGAAGGCATCGCCAGCATGGCCGACTATGTGACCCGCGAGCTGGTCGCCGACGGCCGGCTGCAGCCGGTACTGAGCGACCGTATCGAAGATCGGCGGCAGGCGATCCATGCCGTCTATTACCGCAACACGGCGCTGTCGCTGCGGATCGAACTGTTCCTCGATTTCCTGGCTGGACGCATCGCCGGACTGCTGTGA
- a CDS encoding PHP domain-containing protein, producing the protein MIDLHCHSTASDGRLRPGEVVARAAQAGVRRLALTDHDTTAGLAEARDVADRVDVRLIAGVEISVTWQKRTLHVVGLGFDADDPGLSAGLAELQQARDHRARAIAQKLSRLGLDDGYERACRLADGGQIARPHFARLLVEDGLCKDMNQAFKRYLRPGKPGHRSIQWAGLDDAIGWIHGAGGIAVLAHPFGYGFSAAWRRRAVAAFADAGGHALEICTGTTERSQEITAAAHAREHGLLGSVGSDFHAPEQFWLGLGRLRDLPSGVAPVWDDARLNV; encoded by the coding sequence GTGATCGACCTGCACTGTCATTCGACCGCCTCGGACGGCCGCTTGCGCCCGGGCGAGGTCGTGGCACGCGCCGCGCAGGCCGGTGTACGACGCCTGGCGCTGACCGACCACGACACCACGGCCGGCCTGGCCGAGGCCCGCGACGTCGCCGACCGTGTGGACGTCCGCCTGATCGCCGGCGTCGAGATCTCGGTGACCTGGCAAAAGCGCACCCTGCATGTCGTCGGCCTGGGTTTCGATGCCGACGACCCGGGCCTGTCGGCAGGGCTGGCCGAGCTGCAGCAGGCCCGCGACCATCGCGCCCGCGCGATCGCGCAGAAGCTGTCACGCCTCGGCCTCGACGACGGGTACGAGCGTGCCTGCCGGCTGGCCGACGGCGGCCAGATCGCCCGCCCGCATTTCGCACGCCTGCTGGTCGAGGACGGCTTGTGCAAGGATATGAATCAGGCGTTCAAGCGTTATCTCAGGCCGGGCAAACCCGGCCATCGCAGCATCCAGTGGGCCGGGCTGGACGACGCGATCGGCTGGATCCACGGCGCGGGCGGCATCGCGGTGCTGGCCCATCCGTTCGGCTATGGCTTTTCCGCAGCCTGGCGCCGGCGCGCGGTCGCCGCCTTCGCGGACGCCGGCGGCCACGCGCTCGAGATCTGTACCGGCACCACCGAACGCAGCCAGGAAATCACCGCCGCCGCCCATGCCCGCGAGCATGGCTTGCTCGGCTCGGTCGGCTCGGATTTTCATGCCCCCGAACAATTCTGGCTGGGCCTCGGGCGGCTGCGCGATCTGCCCTCGGGCGTAGCCCCGGTCTGGGACGATGCGCGCCTGAACGTCTGA
- the cls gene encoding cardiolipin synthase, which produces MSMAHFGFLPAWLLGAHLIVELLLIGRVLLRPYRDPSARVAWLVVLVALPVVGIALYLLFGETSIGRRYIARRREILSRLPAPDTLTPTVRTAPRVSHLFDMGASINGYRPCGGNAFVFPDGADATIDALVADIDAATEHVHLLFYIWLTDHNGLRVVEAICRAATRGVTCRVLVDAVGSRGLIKSPHWQAMTQAGAHTVVALPVGNPAFHVFFGRLDLRNHRKIVVIDHGITYTGSQNCADAAFAIKARFAPWVDTMMRFEGPIARQNQHLFVTDWMTYSDEDCAELLVAPPIPTPGGVVAQAIGTGPTERYSAAPELICCPLHAARRQLIVTTPYFVPDDALLQSLCSAAYRGIDIRIVFPARNDSRIVAAASRSYYHDLLVAGVRIFEYRPGLLHAKTLTVDDDITLIGSTNLDRRSFDLNYENNLLLHSVQVTAAVRERQLRFIADSQPVTLAEVESVGRGRRAWRNALAMLGPVL; this is translated from the coding sequence ATGTCGATGGCTCATTTCGGTTTTCTGCCCGCCTGGCTGCTGGGCGCGCACCTCATCGTCGAACTGTTGCTGATTGGGCGCGTGCTGTTGCGCCCGTATCGCGATCCGTCGGCACGGGTGGCGTGGCTGGTGGTGCTGGTCGCTCTGCCGGTGGTAGGGATCGCGCTGTATCTGCTGTTCGGCGAGACGAGCATCGGCCGTCGTTATATCGCCCGCCGGCGCGAGATCCTGTCGCGTCTGCCGGCGCCCGATACGCTCACGCCCACGGTGCGAACCGCGCCGCGCGTGTCCCATCTGTTCGACATGGGAGCCTCGATCAACGGCTATCGGCCCTGTGGCGGCAATGCGTTCGTCTTTCCCGACGGCGCCGATGCCACGATCGATGCGCTGGTCGCCGATATCGATGCCGCGACCGAGCATGTGCATCTGCTGTTCTATATCTGGCTGACCGACCACAACGGCCTGCGCGTGGTCGAGGCGATATGCCGGGCCGCCACACGGGGCGTGACCTGCCGCGTGCTGGTCGATGCGGTCGGCTCGCGCGGGTTGATCAAGTCGCCGCATTGGCAGGCAATGACGCAGGCCGGGGCCCACACCGTGGTCGCGCTGCCGGTGGGCAACCCGGCGTTTCACGTGTTCTTCGGCCGGCTGGACCTGCGCAACCATCGCAAGATCGTGGTCATCGATCACGGCATTACCTACACGGGCAGCCAGAACTGTGCCGACGCCGCGTTCGCGATCAAGGCGCGTTTCGCGCCCTGGGTGGACACCATGATGCGTTTCGAGGGGCCGATCGCGCGGCAGAACCAGCATCTGTTCGTCACCGACTGGATGACCTATTCGGATGAAGATTGTGCCGAACTGCTCGTCGCCCCACCCATACCGACCCCCGGCGGGGTGGTGGCCCAGGCCATCGGCACGGGCCCGACCGAGCGTTATTCGGCGGCACCGGAGCTGATCTGCTGTCCGCTCCATGCGGCACGCCGCCAGCTGATCGTGACCACGCCGTACTTCGTGCCCGACGACGCGCTGCTGCAGTCGCTGTGTTCGGCGGCCTATCGCGGCATCGATATACGCATCGTGTTTCCGGCGCGCAATGATTCCCGCATCGTGGCCGCGGCCAGCCGCAGCTATTACCACGACCTGCTGGTCGCGGGTGTGCGCATATTCGAATACCGCCCCGGGCTGCTGCATGCCAAGACGCTGACCGTCGACGACGACATTACGCTCATCGGCTCGACCAACCTGGACCGCCGCAGCTTCGATCTGAACTATGAGAACAACCTCTTGCTGCACTCGGTACAGGTCACCGCGGCGGTCCGTGAACGCCAGCTGCGATTCATCGCCGATTCGCAGCCGGTGACGCTGGCCGAGGTTGAGTCGGTCGGTCGCGGACGCCGAGCCTGGCGCAACGCACTGGCGATGCTGGGGCCGGTACTCTGA
- a CDS encoding NAD(P)H-dependent oxidoreductase translates to MNILLLNGQRPFAHSSGRLNTTLHDTAIEALTTLDHDLRTTDIDAGYDVAAEVEKFLWADAIVYQMPGWWMGTPWIVKRYLDEVLTEGHGSLYASDGRSSRDPDRHYGTGGLLQGRRYMLSLTWNAPQAAFDRPDEFFEGRGVDGVYFPFHKSQEFLGLEAMPTFLATDVMKAPSVDAQRARYREHLVSVFGQAETNAAMSA, encoded by the coding sequence ATGAATATCCTTCTGCTCAACGGGCAGCGCCCGTTCGCCCATTCCAGCGGCCGGCTCAACACCACGCTGCACGACACTGCGATCGAGGCACTCACGACCCTCGACCACGATCTGCGTACCACCGATATCGACGCCGGCTACGACGTGGCGGCGGAAGTGGAAAAATTCCTCTGGGCCGATGCAATCGTCTACCAGATGCCCGGCTGGTGGATGGGCACGCCCTGGATCGTCAAGCGTTATCTTGACGAAGTGCTTACCGAAGGCCATGGCAGCCTGTATGCCAGCGACGGCCGCAGCAGCCGCGATCCGGACCGTCATTACGGCACCGGCGGCCTGCTGCAGGGGCGTCGCTACATGCTGTCGCTGACCTGGAACGCGCCTCAGGCCGCCTTCGACCGGCCGGATGAATTCTTCGAGGGCCGCGGCGTGGACGGCGTCTATTTCCCGTTCCACAAGTCGCAGGAATTTCTCGGCCTCGAAGCGATGCCGACCTTTCTGGCCACGGACGTGATGAAGGCGCCGTCGGTCGATGCCCAACGGGCGCGCTATCGCGAGCATCTGGTCAGCGTCTTCGGCCAGGCCGAGACCAACGCCGCCATGTCGGCCTAG
- a CDS encoding amidohydrolase translates to MTITVYTARTVHTMNPSQPAGECVAVRDGRVLGVGPIDEIRRFGDVRIDDRYADKVLVPGFVEGHSHALEGSVWNHLYLGYFDRRDPEGRLWPGLKSPEAVQDRLAEHVSQGDSEAPLVAWGLDPVYFDDAIIDRRLLDAVSETRPIVVIHASLHVMFVNSATIARANLHDLDMEGIKRGDDGRPSGVVEEFAAMHPVFDALEFDIFEGASDTGALNRYAQAARREGVTTITDLLNPMSDAAIAALREATAAEDFPVRLVPALNALAWEPQAGSERVQQALAYNHERLQFGLVKLVTDGAIQNFTARLQWPGYLTGPDNGVWNAPPETFHDMVGHYHQAGLHLHVHTNGDEAVNVILDALDEALAMWPRPDHRHTLQHVQLIRQDQLRRVERLGACLNIFANHIYYWGDIHLTKTLGFDRCQRLEPAASAERLGIVFGIHCDAPVTPISPLFTAWCATTRQTAGGVTLGEAEQISRARALEAITLGAAYTLRMDDRIGSLEPGKLADITVLDDDPLTSDRPLKDIGVHDTLLSGRPTGGS, encoded by the coding sequence ATGACCATCACCGTCTATACCGCCCGTACCGTGCATACGATGAACCCCTCGCAGCCGGCCGGCGAATGCGTGGCGGTGCGCGACGGTCGCGTGCTCGGCGTGGGACCGATCGACGAGATACGCCGGTTCGGCGACGTTCGGATCGACGACCGCTATGCCGACAAGGTGCTCGTACCCGGTTTCGTCGAGGGCCATAGCCATGCGCTGGAAGGCTCGGTCTGGAACCATCTCTATCTGGGTTATTTCGATCGCCGCGACCCGGAAGGCCGGCTATGGCCGGGGCTGAAATCGCCCGAGGCGGTCCAGGACCGGCTTGCAGAACACGTCTCCCAGGGCGATAGCGAGGCCCCGCTCGTCGCCTGGGGGCTGGACCCGGTCTATTTCGATGACGCGATCATCGACCGCCGGCTGCTGGATGCGGTCAGCGAGACCCGCCCCATCGTCGTCATCCATGCCAGCCTGCACGTGATGTTCGTCAACAGCGCGACCATCGCCCGAGCGAACCTCCACGACCTGGACATGGAAGGCATCAAGCGCGGCGACGACGGCCGGCCCAGCGGCGTGGTCGAGGAATTCGCGGCCATGCATCCGGTATTCGATGCACTCGAATTCGACATCTTCGAGGGTGCGTCCGATACCGGCGCGCTCAATCGCTATGCTCAGGCCGCCCGCCGCGAGGGGGTGACCACGATCACCGACCTGCTCAACCCGATGAGCGATGCCGCCATCGCGGCCCTGCGCGAAGCCACCGCCGCCGAGGATTTTCCGGTCCGGCTGGTGCCGGCGCTGAATGCCCTGGCCTGGGAGCCGCAGGCCGGCAGCGAACGGGTGCAACAGGCGCTCGCCTACAATCACGAGCGCCTGCAGTTCGGCCTGGTCAAGCTCGTCACCGACGGTGCGATCCAGAACTTCACCGCGCGCCTGCAGTGGCCAGGCTATCTCACCGGCCCGGACAACGGCGTCTGGAACGCCCCGCCGGAGACGTTTCACGACATGGTCGGCCACTATCATCAGGCCGGGCTGCACCTGCACGTGCATACCAACGGCGACGAAGCCGTGAACGTGATCCTGGATGCGCTCGACGAGGCCCTGGCGATGTGGCCACGCCCGGATCATCGCCACACGCTGCAGCACGTCCAGCTCATCCGCCAGGACCAGCTTCGCCGTGTAGAACGCCTGGGCGCCTGTCTGAACATCTTCGCCAACCATATCTATTACTGGGGCGATATCCATCTGACCAAGACACTCGGCTTCGATCGTTGTCAGCGCCTGGAACCGGCGGCCAGCGCCGAGCGCCTGGGCATCGTCTTCGGCATCCACTGCGATGCGCCGGTCACACCGATCTCGCCGCTGTTCACCGCCTGGTGTGCGACCACGCGCCAGACCGCCGGCGGCGTGACGCTGGGCGAGGCCGAACAGATCAGCCGGGCGCGCGCGCTGGAAGCCATCACCCTGGGCGCGGCCTATACCCTGCGCATGGACGACCGGATCGGCAGCCTCGAGCCGGGCAAGCTCGCCGACATCACCGTGCTCGACGACGACCCGCTGACAAGCGACAGGCCGCTCAAGGACATCGGCGTCCACGACACGCTGCTCTCCGGCCGGCCCACCGGCGGCAGCTGA
- a CDS encoding aldo/keto reductase — MQYRPLGRSGLRISQLTLGTMTFGGEGAMSKVGNTDIKGAARLVDQAIDAGVNIFDTANMYSAGASEKILGKALGKKRRDVLVATKVRFPMGDGANDGGLSRAHIRQQVEASLKRLDTDYIDLYQMHMWDGMTPLEETLETFDTLVRHGKIRYYGISNFSAWHAMKVMAVCEREGFIKPISQQIHYTPQAREAEYELMPAAVDAGLGTMIWSPLAGGLLSGKYRRDREQPEGTRFADGWNEPPISNETRLFDIIETLVEVGEAHGVSAAQVALAWITHRPGVSTAVIGARKADQLADNLASAELTLSTDEIAAIEKVSRPELIYPYWHQHDNASDRFGEADRVLHAWHDD; from the coding sequence ATGCAGTACCGTCCGCTTGGCCGCTCCGGCCTCAGAATCTCGCAACTCACGCTCGGCACCATGACCTTCGGCGGCGAAGGCGCGATGTCGAAGGTGGGCAACACCGATATCAAGGGCGCCGCCCGGCTGGTCGATCAGGCGATCGATGCCGGCGTCAACATCTTCGATACCGCCAACATGTATTCGGCCGGCGCCTCCGAGAAGATCCTCGGCAAGGCGCTGGGCAAGAAGCGCCGGGACGTGCTGGTCGCCACCAAGGTGCGTTTCCCCATGGGCGACGGGGCCAATGACGGCGGGCTGTCGCGTGCCCATATCCGCCAGCAGGTCGAGGCCAGCCTCAAGCGGCTGGATACCGACTACATCGATCTCTACCAGATGCACATGTGGGATGGCATGACGCCGCTCGAGGAGACGCTCGAGACCTTCGATACGCTGGTGCGGCACGGCAAGATCCGCTATTACGGCATCTCCAACTTCTCGGCCTGGCATGCGATGAAGGTCATGGCGGTGTGCGAGCGCGAGGGCTTCATCAAGCCGATCAGCCAGCAGATCCACTACACGCCGCAGGCACGCGAAGCCGAGTACGAACTCATGCCCGCGGCCGTGGACGCCGGCCTGGGCACGATGATCTGGAGCCCGTTGGCCGGCGGCCTGCTGTCGGGCAAGTACCGGCGTGATCGGGAGCAGCCCGAAGGCACCCGGTTCGCCGACGGCTGGAACGAACCGCCGATCTCGAACGAAACCCGGCTGTTCGACATCATCGAAACGCTGGTGGAGGTCGGCGAGGCCCACGGCGTATCCGCCGCCCAGGTCGCCCTGGCTTGGATCACGCATCGCCCGGGCGTATCGACGGCGGTGATCGGCGCGCGCAAGGCCGATCAGCTGGCCGACAACCTGGCCTCGGCGGAACTGACGCTGAGCACCGACGAGATCGCGGCGATCGAGAAGGTCAGCCGGCCGGAGCTGATCTACCCGTACTGGCATCAGCACGACAACGCCAGCGATCGTTTCGGTGAGGCGGATCGCGTACTGCACGCCTGGCACGACGACTGA
- a CDS encoding alpha/beta fold hydrolase produces MSVPLAEARVQLGSHIDRARRQAEHARRHLFDRASLSQAGQTPFETVWSDGAMHLRYYPPLGEVTQPPRTPLVLVPPLAVNMLVYDLFPHRSLVRYLRTRGFELYLIDWGRPSRAQNARNLAGYFAQLLPQMLDRVRARTGCKRLNLHGWSLGGLFVLCQAALAADDEIANLVVVGAPVDYHDNGVLGERYRWLSRHAGRLHELTGLSAAQLPSAVLRSPGWVNSLAFKLTTPMASLRSYGRLLRNLHDDEYVRSHATHAAFLNGMVAYPGGVVADFIDYLWVDNVMADGRLPMADTQATLADVRAPILNITGQDDLIVTPRCSQAMADLVGAADITCKVEPGGHVSIVSGEQAARQSWPAIADWLIARD; encoded by the coding sequence GTGTCCGTACCGCTTGCCGAGGCGCGTGTCCAGTTGGGCAGCCATATCGATCGTGCCCGCCGACAGGCCGAGCATGCCCGTCGCCATCTGTTCGATCGCGCGTCGTTGAGCCAGGCCGGTCAGACGCCGTTCGAAACGGTGTGGTCCGATGGCGCCATGCATCTGCGCTACTACCCGCCGCTGGGTGAGGTGACACAGCCGCCGCGCACGCCGCTGGTGCTGGTGCCGCCGCTCGCGGTGAACATGCTCGTCTACGATCTCTTTCCCCACCGCAGCCTGGTGCGCTATCTGCGCACGCGCGGATTCGAACTCTATCTGATCGACTGGGGCCGGCCATCGCGTGCCCAGAACGCACGCAATCTGGCGGGTTATTTTGCTCAGCTGTTGCCGCAGATGCTCGACCGCGTACGGGCGCGCACGGGCTGCAAGCGGTTGAACCTGCATGGCTGGAGCCTGGGCGGGCTGTTCGTGCTGTGCCAGGCCGCACTCGCGGCCGACGATGAAATCGCCAATCTGGTCGTCGTCGGTGCGCCGGTGGATTACCACGACAATGGGGTGCTGGGCGAGCGCTATCGCTGGCTCAGCCGGCATGCCGGACGTCTTCACGAGCTCACGGGCCTGAGCGCAGCGCAGTTGCCGTCCGCCGTGCTGCGTTCACCCGGCTGGGTCAATTCGCTGGCGTTCAAGCTGACCACTCCCATGGCCAGCCTGCGCAGCTATGGGCGGCTGTTGCGCAACCTGCATGACGACGAGTACGTGCGGTCGCATGCCACCCATGCCGCCTTTCTGAACGGTATGGTCGCCTATCCGGGCGGCGTTGTGGCCGACTTCATCGACTATCTGTGGGTGGATAACGTAATGGCCGACGGTCGTCTGCCCATGGCGGATACCCAGGCGACCCTGGCCGACGTGCGGGCGCCGATTCTCAATATCACCGGTCAAGACGATCTCATCGTCACCCCCCGGTGCAGTCAGGCAATGGCCGATCTGGTCGGTGCTGCGGATATCACCTGCAAGGTCGAGCCAGGCGGACATGTGAGTATCGTCTCCGGCGAGCAGGCCGCGCGCCAAAGCTGGCCCGCGATCGCCGACTGGCTGATCGCCCGCGATTGA